The following are from one region of the Leishmania mexicana MHOM/GT/2001/U1103 complete genome, chromosome 10 genome:
- a CDS encoding histone H3 — protein sequence MSRTKETARAKRTITSKKSKKAPSAASGVKKLHRRWRPGTCAIREIRKFQKSTNLLIQCAPFQRLVREVSSAQKEGLRFQSSAIMAIQEATEAYVVSLMADTNLACIHAKRVTIQPKDIQLALRLRGERH from the coding sequence ATGTCCCGCACCAAGGAGACCGCCCGCGCGAAGCGCACCATCACgtcgaagaagagcaagaaggcgccgagcgcggcgtccggcgtgaagaagctgcatcgccgctggcgcccgGGCACCTGCGCGATCCGCGAGATCCGCAAGTTCCAGAAGAGCACGAACCTGCTGATCCAGTGCGCGCCGTTCCAGCGCCTGGTGCGCGAGGTGTCGAGCGCGCAGAAGGAGGGCCTGCGCTTccagagcagcgccatcatggCGATCcaggaggcgacggaggcgtaCGTTGTGTCGCTGATGGCGGACACGAACCTGGCCTGCATCCACGCGAAGCGCGTGACGATCCAGCCGAAGGACAtccagctggcgctgcgcctgcgcggtgAGCGCCATTAG
- a CDS encoding putative ARP2/3 complex subunit, which yields MAALKLFECKLDNVASTGPEQPHRLYTFGGCIYELSSLQEGSTSKGAGEPPSQPPVSRSTTTPTTGAAGLRSSSGSGMEGGTHTRVPRAEAGIALSCAEDGTRLPADTSCPSIIIRFVCPIPYAQLNRYNNLDHALSTALRQVAPHCTYGLPSACPAEAASAAAASLSSIALCIPSEVTPQERCAAATFAADLSLHALRPVLEGLLQRSGATMQQECLLLLPRTGTTTNTAASQPVIDSASIFSAAALFITATPTPAAPVSPGTSSSAKTASACFYSGTLSITVCVGTDDKGDAALIRRYLDAFADVKRAPVLLLVRESAEPPPGVAAEAGSAMKVEHVYVWWCTFLLAPHQITSVASVERVLRWARELRPTALFHVHQERMAMHALLRQQLNRYAAHFD from the coding sequence atggcggcgctgaagctgTTTGAATGCAAGCTTGATAATGTGGCAAGCACGGGCCCTGAGCAGCCACACCGTCTCTACACGTTCGGCGGCTGTATCTATGAGCTTTCCAGCCTGCAGGAGGGCAGCACAAGTAAGGGCGCAGGTGAGCCGCCCTCGCAGCCACCCGTGAGTCGCTCTAccacgacgccgacgacTGGAGCGGCAGGGCTCAGGAgtagcagtggcagcggcatgGAGGGCGGCACCCATACGCGCGTACCACGTGCGGAGGCCGGCATCGCTTTATCCTGCGCTGAAGACGGAACGCGTCTGCCCGCAGACACTTCCTGCCCGTCCATCATCATACGGTTTGTGTGCCCGATCCCGTATGCCCAACTAAACCGGTACAACAACCTTGACCACGCACTGAGCACAGCGTTGCGTCAGGTGGCACCTCACTGCACATACGGCTTGCCTTCTGCCTGCCCCGCTGAGGCGgcatccgcagcggcagcgtcgctctcctccatcgcTCTATGCATTCCATCCGAGGTGACGCCTCAAGAgagatgcgcagcggcaacgtTCGCCGCCGATCTGAGCCTGCACGCTCTTCGGCCGGTCCTCGAGGGActtctccagcgcagcggcgctacCATGCAGCAGGAGTGTTTGCTACTGCTGCCTCGCACCGGGACCACGACGAACACGGCCGCTTCGCAGCCGGTGATCGACTCAGCCTCCATCTTCTCTGCAGCAGCCCTCTTCATCACGGCTACGCCGACGCCTGCCGCACCGGTGTCGCCCGGCACAAGCTCGTCGGCCAAGACGGCGTCGGCATGCTTCTATAGCGGCACCCTCTCCATCACCGTTTGCGTTGGCACCGACGACAAGGGCGATGCTGCACTCATACGGCGCTACCTGGACGCCTTCGCCGACGTGAAGAGggcaccggtgctgctgctcgttcGAGAATCGGCAGAGCCGCCGCCAGGGGTTGCCGCTGAGGCTGGCTCGGCGATGAAAGTCGAgcacgtgtacgtgtggtggtgcaccTTTCTTCTCGCCCCGCATCAGATTACCTCTGTAGCATCTGTGGAGCGGGTGCTGCGCTGGGCGCGTGAACTGCGGCCGACGGCTCTCTTTCACGTGCACCAGGAACGGATGGCGAtgcatgcgctgctgcgtcaaCAACTGAACAGGTATGCTGCTCACTTTGACTGA